TGTTTTCTGTGCAATTACTGAAGTGGGTTTTGTTTGTTGCTTCTTTTGGGAGTTTGTTAACTTCGTTTGCTTTGACTTATTATGGCGTTCATTGGGGGGAATTGAGTGGTTCCAAGTCGCTTTTTGAGTCTTATTTTGAGCTATTGATATCTGAGACTGGGGTCTGATTTGTAGCgatataaaacaaaagaaaaatgtggGGACTTTGAGACCATTGTGTCGGATTTCACCCTTTTGGATATTCAAGTCTATGCGAACACTGTTTAGGAacgaggaaaataaaaaaagcgaTACTTTTCGGTGATTTTAGGCATTGCCTCGCAGCAACAGACTATCCCCACTAGTTCCCAACGATGTCTCCATCTCTTGTTCTTTCTGGCTTCTTTTTCCCTTGAAAATCCTGAAGCTTTTAGGGTTTTGGAGATGTTCTTGGTTTGAGTTTAAATATCTGGATCTCCACGCCGGCGTGGTGAAAATACTGTGGTTCTAGTTAGGAGTTTGGAAGCCCTGGTGCTTTTGCAGTACGAATTCGGCTGTAAAGGATAGGCTTCGGCTACCATTTGGGGCGTTTTCTGGTTGGTAGATGGACCGAGTCTCATGTGGCTACGTCTATAATTGCTGCATATCTTTGACAGACTATTATTTACATTATCTGTTATCAAGGATAATATCGATCTTCTACTTGACCAAAACgaaaatctatattttatttcattttcaagaGAAATTGTCTGTGATAGTTAGTCTATTAATTGGGCttgctttatttaatttatgttaCCATGAAGAGATACATTTTCATTCCATGTGGAACAATGTGCTGGTGCCAGCCTGATATTTAGAGAGATTcatttgaaacttttttttatcagatCTCTTCTTTCCGGGAGAGCAAGTCTGATGATAGGCGGTTTTATATATTTACTGCCACGAAGACCCTTCATCTGAGAACTGATTCAAAGAGTGATCGGGTGGCCTGGATACAAGCTTTGGTCTCAACTCGGAGCCTATTTCCACTTCGACCACTGAATGACAATTTCTCCCTGGTACCAAATGATTTGTCTATGTCAACAGAAAGACTTAGGAAACGCTTGCTTGAAGAGGGAATAAACGAAAACCTGGTAAGGGATTGCGAACAGATCGTGCTTCAAGAATTCTCTGAAGTACGGGGACAGCTTAAAGTTCTTTGTGAAGAGCGATCCAATTTGCTCGACACATTAAGGCAGTTTGAGGTAAACTAGTGATTCCTATGCTTTGTCAGCTTGGGCTGCGAACTTGAGGGTACTTTtaactgttttttattttatttatttatttttgagatTGCTAATAAGTTCAACCTACTCGTGTCACAACGTGGTCCTATTGAGTGATTTTGTTGAGGGGCTATATCTTGTCAAGTCATAAGATACAACGCCTTCCTTCCATCCTTGATTTTCCTCACAGAATCTTCCTTATGGTGTTGTTACTGTTCTTTGTTAGATACGTGCGAACCATTTAACCAATttgttgctgttttttttttttttttggttatattTTAACATGTTCAATCTGCATTTATCTCGTCGTTTGACTCAACCATCTTGATCAGTCTTGCTCATTGtattggtatgcttcttgactGATAGTAGCCCAAACGAGCGCCTAGCTAGGAAGGCAATGATCCCCCCATATTTGAAAGACCTCTACATCTTTTTGGCAACGAGCACCTGCATTTTGAATTAGTTTCGACCATTTCTTTATGAAGTGGACATATGATTCCTCAAATTAGCTTGTGTATCTACTATATTTACTTGGCACATGCAGGCAGTTACCATCGAAGCTGAAGCCTCTGGAATTCATGACGGTGAATACAGAATGACCAAACATGAGTTTTCTGGTCTTGGGCGTGGAAAATACAGTGGTATATAGGATGTAATTTGTTACTTTTACTGCCTTTTAGTTTTCTTCTTAGATATTAGTTGAATGTTTGCTTGGTGGTTGTTtttaaatgagtaaatatagttagtttttatctttttatttattttgtaacaaTAAGAAACTAATTCCTTGTTGATTAAACAGATCAAGTTGAACCTATATTTGGATCATTTGATCAAAAACTCTGGAAATGGAACATTGATGGCTGCCTTCATATGCATTACTTGAAGACATTTCTGATCGACCTTTAgctgaaaattcatttttaatttgaCAACCCAACTCACTTAAAGTATATACTTCCATCTTTCGCTCCTTTGTATGTAGACTAGTTAGCTCTAGCTGTAGATGTTAATAACCTGTACGTAGGTGTCCATGTCAAATCAGAGCTGATGTACAATACTCGTTAGATCTTTGATGTTTTCCTTCATCTAGTGTTTAAGATCTATCCTGACCTAGCATTTAGAATGAAATGGCTGTATTTTGATCACTAGTAGTTTTTCTGACATTTAATCGCACTATTTCATGGTGTACTTAggtcacctctctctctctctctctctccccacatCCAGTAAGAAAAAAATCGCTTTctattatttttgagttttaacTTTTCCCTCGAATGATTTGGTTAAAGTTGATTGCCAATTTGTGTATTTATCTAGAGTCACAATTGACAAGACCAAAAGtaatttattgattattttcTCCAAATTTATTTGGTTACTTTTGTCTGCAAGTTTTTGTTTACCTATAAAATACAGTTAACAGTAATGATAATGAATTTGGTCTATTAAGTAATTTTTGGATAATGCAAGGAAGTAGCCAATTTCTCACTGTCTCTTCGCACTAATATCTAGGTTTATGTTATAGTTTCTTAGCATGTCTACATATATCTTGACATTTATAGTTTATAGAGTGCAGCACAACTGAATCATCAGATGATATTGAGAAACATGAGCTCGAGGAATTGTCGGATGGAGATGAAATGTGCTTTCATGATACAAAAGACTATTTTATTGAACCGACTGATAGTTGTGGGCTTACAAAAGTAGTTTCGAATCACCTGGATAATTATAGAGAAGCTCAATGCGAATCTGATGTAGAaaaattgcagagtaagaaGGAAGGTTGGAAGTCCAGATATCTGGACTTTGACAGGCGGAAAAAGCTTCCTGATCCAGTTGAAAAGGAGAAAGGGGTTAGTCTCTGGTATTTGATCAAGGACAATGTCGGAAAAGATCTCACACGTGTTTGTCTCCCTGTTTACTTTAATGAGCCACTATCTTCTCTTCAAAAATGTTGTGAGGACATGGAGTACTCGTTTCTTTTGGATAAAGCATATGAGTATGGTAGAGCGGTAAGATTGATATGCATTACTTATTAATAGATAAACTTAGTTTCTTGGCATACATATTTCAGGAAAATGAGTTCATGGTTGTCCATGCAGTTGAATCATCCTAGCCTCTCTGCCTATCCTTCTTTTTTATCCTGCATTATTGTCTTTTAATGGGTGTTTTGTGGATTTGGAGGGTAAGTTGATTGGATCCATATTGTTTCACATTGTAATCATTATGAATTACTTCTGCTTTTGGTTATGGTTCTATTataggttttttttcttttttttttctataaacaaaaacattttaattGGCATTACTCCTGCAGACACTGCCTATCATGATACTAAATGCTAATTTGCTAGTGTATGAAAGACGTCACGATATCATTGCTGTTTTATTGATTACATGATTGTCTGAGTGGACCTCATATTATTATTGAACTTATTTTATCTTCATAAACTACTGTTACAGTTACTATGTAAGCATTCCAAGCTTGGCCGGgttatgaatttgatttttccttctatgaatataatttcttgattacctatcaaaaataaaaaatgaatttgatttttcCATGCCTTTTATGAGAAGATACAActgttattattatatttaatgattTCCCTACAATTTTTTTATCAGTTACCTCTATATCACGGTCTTGTTTACCTATTAGCTGTGCAACTTGGCTTGGGTTGATTTGTTCATAAGATTAATGAATCAAGCTGACAAACTTGGTTTTAGAAGACTTGCCTCATAACTGAATGTGACTGGATATAGACCCAAAGCGAACCAAGCCAAATATCTTCCAGTTGGTTAGGGTTCCAGTTGTCACTTTTTACTCAAGGAACAAAAATAATGACATACTAGTGTATTAGAAAAAAGAGGGTGATAGAGGAAACAAATATAAGATAATGCATAGTATTCAGCATAGAGTTCTTTGTAGATTGACTGGGTGTTGGATCTCTATTTTCATATTGCAACCTGTATGTAATTCCAGGACTTGTATAatcatgatattatatatacaaagtTTGGTTTGGTACTCGACCCCTTGGCTACAGAACTGAATTGAATCTTTTAGGTCACTTTTGGCCCCATAATAAAAGCAAATTAGTCGAGGACCAAACCAGCCCTAGCTGATTGGTTTGAGTGCAGTACTGAAGAAATCTGTTGCATGCCTGACTCCTATAATTGGAGATGTTTTTGTGAAATAGAACATGCTTAAAGTTTCTTTTTTAGACATTTTACATGTTTAGTATGGTTACATGCTTCATGAGAATCAAAGAATTTAACTGTTCAGAAATTTATTGCATCTGACGTTTTGCTTCACGGTCCCATTCATTGTGCAAAATCAGGGGAATAGTCTCCAGAGGGTCCTGAATGTTGCTGCTTTTGCGGTTTCTGGATATGCTTCCTCTGAAGGTCGTCACTGTAAGCCGTTCAATCCTTTGTTAGGGGAAACATATGAAGCTGACTATCCTGACAAAGGAATTCGATTCTTTTCTGAGAAGGTACTGTATcgtatccaattttttttttttttttttttttttttatctgaggAAGCAATTAACAGCAAttgtaatgatcttaa
This Carya illinoinensis cultivar Pawnee chromosome 11, C.illinoinensisPawnee_v1, whole genome shotgun sequence DNA region includes the following protein-coding sequences:
- the LOC122280877 gene encoding oxysterol-binding protein-related protein 2A-like isoform X3, with translation MRVRELHPLCCISLESPCGSLGDQSAEATASSLSRARSLPASLASIPGGSDGNAGRSEATVAGVLYKWTNYGKGWRSRWFLLRNGVLSYAKIRRPENLNLLTPTADDVRLIGEISTNRLSRMDSGRRKHQKTVGIVHLKISSFRESKSDDRRFYIFTATKTLHLRTDSKSDRVAWIQALVSTRSLFPLRPLNDNFSLVPNDLSMSTERLRKRLLEEGINENLVRDCEQIVLQEFSEVRGQLKVLCEERSNLLDTLRQFEAVTIEAEASGIHDGEYRMTKHEFSGLGRGKYSECSTTESSDDIEKHELEELSDGDEMCFHDTKDYFIEPTDSCGLTKVVSNHLDNYREAQCESDVEKLQSKKEGWKSRYLDFDRRKKLPDPVEKEKGVSLWYLIKDNVGKDLTRVCLPVYFNEPLSSLQKCCEDMEYSFLLDKAYEYGRAGNSLQRVLNVAAFAVSGYASSEGRHCKPFNPLLGETYEADYPDKGIRFFSEKVSHHPTLIACHCEGRGWKFWGDSNLRTKFWGQSIQLDPVGVLTLEFDDGEIFQWSKVTTSIYNLILGKVYCGHHGTMHIRGNRQYSCKLKFKEQSILDRNPRQVHGYVEDVIGKKAATVFGKWDDGMYYVNNDGSGKPKDCTPSDASLLWKRNKPSLNLTRYNLTSFAITLNELTQGLQLSDPGYLITD
- the LOC122280877 gene encoding oxysterol-binding protein-related protein 2A-like isoform X4, which translates into the protein MSTERLRKRLLEEGINENLVRDCEQIVLQEFSEVRGQLKVLCEERSNLLDTLRQFEAVTIEAEASGIHDGEYRMTKHEFSGLGRGKYSECSTTESSDDIEKHELEELSDGDEMCFHDTKDYFIEPTDSCGLTKVVSNHLDNYREAQCESDVEKLQSKKEGWKSRYLDFDRRKKLPDPVEKEKGVSLWYLIKDNVGKDLTRVCLPVYFNEPLSSLQKCCEDMEYSFLLDKAYEYGRAGNSLQRVLNVAAFAVSGYASSEGRHCKPFNPLLGETYEADYPDKGIRFFSEKVSHHPTLIACHCEGRGWKFWGDSNLRTKFWGQSIQLDPVGVLTLEFDDGEIFQWSKVTTSIYNLILGKVYCGHHGTMHIRGNRQYSCKLKFKEQSILDRNPRQVHGYVEDVIGKKAATVFGKWDDGMYYVNNDGSGKPKDCTPSDASLLWKRNKPSLNLTRYNLTSFAITLNELTQGLQIKEKLPPTDSRLRPDQRHLENGEYEKANTEKQRLERRQRMSRKLQEIGWKPRWFQREGDDGPFRYVGGYWEARDQGKWDGCPNIFGEFNEDLVDPVEVSLL